In the Chroococcidiopsis sp. SAG 2025 genome, one interval contains:
- a CDS encoding methyltransferase domain-containing protein gives MNAKNIFAKVAPTSVKTIVKKLVHELENQNRSHESLHEMETISDESYLRMAYKVIFEREIDSAGLVTWLNVLETGLSRTALVRMLIDSVEFQLRPLGSKDYWHLLNAKLHHARFKLIRTVLPEAKVILDLGGASTDDDRGALLSFGYPYLPEKIYIADLPPDERMLKAPELTQQIRYKSCDINYVYTSMSDLSSFEEGSFDLIWSGQSIEHVTTEEAEKVFAQAYKLLKPGGKLALDTPNRSATQIQCPKGYIHPEHKIEYFYSDLCQILERHNFKIVETKGLIELSKTIDKNLDMKHFCEEAISGEALNDKPEKSYCFYLCCMRSCDI, from the coding sequence ATGAATGCCAAAAACATTTTTGCCAAAGTAGCTCCCACTTCTGTAAAAACAATCGTTAAAAAGCTTGTTCACGAATTAGAAAACCAAAACCGCTCTCATGAAAGCTTGCATGAGATGGAGACGATTTCTGACGAGAGCTATTTGAGGATGGCATATAAAGTTATATTTGAACGCGAAATTGACTCAGCTGGGTTAGTCACCTGGTTGAACGTGCTTGAAACGGGTTTGAGTCGAACTGCTTTAGTCAGAATGTTAATCGATTCTGTTGAATTTCAACTACGTCCATTGGGTAGTAAAGACTATTGGCACTTGCTAAATGCTAAGCTTCATCATGCTAGGTTTAAACTGATTAGAACAGTGCTTCCAGAAGCAAAAGTCATTCTAGACTTGGGAGGAGCTTCTACTGATGACGATCGCGGTGCTTTGTTAAGCTTCGGTTATCCATATCTACCAGAAAAAATATATATTGCCGACTTACCTCCCGATGAAAGGATGCTAAAAGCTCCTGAGTTGACACAACAGATTAGATACAAAAGTTGCGACATTAATTATGTCTATACCAGCATGAGCGACCTATCCTCATTTGAGGAAGGTTCTTTCGATTTAATTTGGTCGGGACAATCGATAGAACACGTAACTACAGAAGAGGCTGAAAAAGTGTTTGCTCAAGCATACAAGTTGTTGAAACCCGGGGGGAAGCTGGCGCTGGATACTCCAAATCGCTCTGCGACTCAAATACAGTGTCCTAAAGGTTATATTCATCCAGAACACAAAATTGAATATTTTTACAGTGACTTGTGCCAAATTTTAGAGAGGCACAATTTCAAGATTGTTGAAACAAAAGGTCTGATCGAGCTGTCTAAAACTATCGATAAGAACTTGGATATGAAACATTTTTGTGAAGAGGCTATTAGTGGTGAGGCTTTGAACGATAAACCAGAAAAGTCTTACTGTTTCTATTTGTGCTGTATGCGAAGTTGCGATATTTAG
- a CDS encoding DUF4214 domain-containing protein yields MSYLSQLLNLSSRASKTIGKISDSLSTKRSTSESETLSDREFLVDAYRKLLGREADEDGLKHYIKLLQTGYSRTDVLMSLVQSDEFINKVLKENIRIQNLRELRPNNYYAVEDLLQPNNALVFSVETPDDFDWLEAMILKHGYYEKPGVWGFRIDKDKKVMAEIMSAFQPKRALEIGCANGTILQCLHEMNIHCEGIEISSMAIDKAFPDIKQNIHHGDLLELELSEKYDLIFGLDIFEHLNPNKLHDYLDRIDRILVDGGYLFGNIPAFGDDPIFGTVFPIYIKEWEQDIAREKPFTLLHVDKDGYPINGHLIWADWHWWVKQFEQHGFQREVEVEKVLHKKYDVYMEKTSIARKSYFVFSKHGERQKTEAIADRISSRSSKVL; encoded by the coding sequence ATGAGCTATCTGAGTCAACTATTAAATCTCTCAAGCAGAGCTAGCAAAACAATTGGGAAAATCTCTGATTCGCTCTCAACTAAGCGCTCCACCTCAGAGTCAGAAACTTTATCAGATCGGGAATTTTTAGTAGATGCTTATCGCAAACTTTTAGGACGAGAAGCTGATGAAGATGGGTTAAAACATTACATTAAGCTCCTCCAAACGGGCTACAGCAGAACCGACGTACTCATGAGTTTAGTTCAGTCGGATGAGTTTATTAACAAAGTTTTAAAGGAAAATATTAGGATTCAAAATTTACGAGAACTTAGACCGAACAACTACTATGCAGTAGAAGATCTTTTACAACCTAATAATGCTTTAGTATTTTCTGTAGAAACTCCAGATGATTTTGATTGGCTAGAAGCCATGATCCTCAAACACGGTTATTATGAAAAACCTGGTGTATGGGGATTTAGAATTGATAAAGATAAGAAAGTCATGGCTGAAATTATGTCAGCCTTTCAACCAAAAAGAGCTTTGGAAATAGGCTGTGCTAATGGGACTATTCTGCAATGTTTGCATGAGATGAACATCCATTGCGAAGGAATAGAAATTAGCTCGATGGCAATTGATAAAGCTTTTCCTGACATCAAGCAGAATATCCATCATGGCGACTTGTTAGAACTAGAGCTTTCGGAAAAATACGACTTAATTTTTGGTTTGGATATATTTGAACACTTAAATCCCAACAAACTGCACGACTATCTCGATCGCATAGATCGAATATTAGTTGATGGGGGCTATTTATTTGGCAATATTCCGGCATTTGGTGACGATCCAATCTTTGGTACGGTTTTTCCTATTTATATCAAAGAGTGGGAACAGGATATTGCGCGAGAAAAACCTTTTACCCTGCTTCACGTCGATAAAGATGGCTATCCGATAAACGGACATTTAATTTGGGCTGATTGGCACTGGTGGGTAAAACAATTCGAGCAGCATGGTTTTCAACGAGAAGTTGAAGTTGAAAAAGTCCTGCACAAAAAGTATGATGTTTATATGGAAAAAACATCGATCGCGAGAAAGTCATACTTTGTTTTTTCTAAACATGGAGAGCGGCAAAAAACAGAAGCGATCGCCGATCGGATTAGTTCGCGATCGTCAAAAGTTTTGTGA
- a CDS encoding GtrA family protein, producing MRKANPIYILGAGPAGLAAAYTLTQKGQPVVVVERDARVGGLAKSIEYKGFILDFGPHRFFTKLAPVLKLWSEVLGKDRVTVNRLTRIYYGGKYFSYPLKAKEALLTMGPIESVKILVSYAQSQLFPNRHPRNFAQWVTSRFGRRLFEIFFQAYTEKLWGIPCTEISADWAAQRIKGLSLLKAARTALLGNDGKVKTLIDRFEFPRLGSGQLYEKIGEYLRQHNQSVLLNTEVVQVHHDNFQVTQITLRNRQTGEESTVDCGGVISSVPISLLVQQMNPPAPSEAIAAAKSLKFRNTILVYLIVEGNNLFPDNWLYINEPSVQLGRVTNFANWSPEMLPNQHQTPLCCEYWCNYDEPMWQQPEAELLERAEQELRKIGLLHHEKVSSGFVVRLPRTYPIYAGNYQQALSDIQSYLQQFPNLQLVGRYGAFKYNNQDHSLLMGILAAENVLSPGKHNLWSVNSDSEYQEEASATAKTTTHNTVKKVPRRQKTLKVLKEFGGYVFTGGAATVVDVLIFSLLVQSGVWSVSALCISYFMGLTTNFWLSRRFVFGVYWQNWIIQYAVFATVALNSLLANLGLLQLLMDDAGWNATAARLVSAACVALLSFTGHKMYSFASSQQEFVRKPE from the coding sequence ATGAGAAAAGCTAATCCAATCTATATTCTAGGAGCAGGTCCTGCTGGACTAGCAGCGGCTTACACCTTAACTCAAAAAGGTCAGCCAGTCGTAGTAGTAGAAAGAGATGCTAGGGTAGGCGGATTAGCAAAAAGTATTGAATATAAAGGATTTATTCTAGATTTTGGTCCGCATCGCTTTTTTACTAAACTCGCTCCCGTACTCAAACTTTGGAGTGAAGTCTTAGGAAAAGATCGAGTCACTGTCAATCGCCTGACGCGCATCTATTATGGGGGAAAGTATTTCAGCTATCCGCTCAAAGCTAAAGAAGCTCTACTGACGATGGGACCGATTGAGAGCGTCAAGATTCTCGTTTCATATGCTCAATCTCAGTTATTTCCCAATCGCCACCCCCGCAATTTCGCTCAATGGGTAACGAGTAGATTTGGTCGGCGACTATTTGAAATATTTTTTCAGGCTTACACGGAAAAACTTTGGGGTATACCTTGTACGGAAATTAGTGCAGATTGGGCTGCGCAACGCATCAAAGGCTTATCCTTGTTGAAAGCAGCTCGAACTGCTTTGTTAGGAAATGATGGCAAAGTCAAAACACTGATCGATCGCTTTGAATTTCCTCGGTTAGGTTCGGGTCAATTGTATGAAAAAATCGGTGAATACCTGCGCCAACACAACCAAAGCGTGTTGTTAAATACAGAAGTCGTACAGGTTCACCACGATAACTTTCAAGTTACCCAAATCACATTAAGAAATCGCCAGACAGGAGAGGAGTCAACAGTTGACTGCGGCGGCGTAATTTCTTCCGTACCTATTAGTCTGTTGGTGCAGCAAATGAATCCACCTGCTCCATCAGAGGCGATCGCAGCTGCTAAGTCTCTCAAGTTTCGCAATACAATTTTGGTCTATTTAATCGTCGAAGGCAATAACTTATTTCCAGATAACTGGCTTTACATTAACGAGCCAAGCGTGCAATTAGGACGAGTCACCAATTTTGCGAATTGGTCGCCTGAGATGTTGCCAAACCAACATCAAACACCATTGTGCTGCGAGTATTGGTGCAACTACGACGAACCAATGTGGCAGCAACCAGAAGCAGAACTGTTAGAGCGAGCAGAACAAGAACTGCGAAAAATTGGGCTTTTACATCACGAAAAAGTTTCTAGCGGATTTGTCGTTCGCTTACCCCGCACTTACCCAATTTATGCAGGTAACTATCAACAAGCACTGAGCGATATTCAGTCTTATTTACAGCAATTTCCGAATCTTCAACTGGTCGGAAGATACGGTGCATTCAAATACAACAATCAAGACCACAGCTTATTGATGGGGATTCTAGCCGCAGAAAATGTTTTGAGTCCCGGTAAGCACAATCTTTGGTCGGTTAATTCAGATAGCGAATACCAAGAAGAAGCTAGTGCAACCGCTAAAACTACTACACATAATACGGTTAAAAAAGTTCCTCGCCGACAAAAGACGCTCAAAGTCTTGAAAGAATTTGGTGGCTACGTCTTTACAGGTGGAGCCGCAACAGTCGTTGATGTCTTGATTTTTTCACTGCTGGTTCAGTCTGGCGTTTGGTCTGTCTCAGCCCTGTGTATCAGCTATTTTATGGGATTGACGACTAATTTTTGGCTGAGCCGTCGCTTTGTTTTTGGTGTGTATTGGCAGAACTGGATAATTCAGTACGCCGTGTTTGCCACAGTTGCTCTCAACAGCTTGCTGGCAAATTTAGGATTGTTACAACTGTTGATGGATGATGCTGGTTGGAATGCTACTGCTGCCCGTTTAGTTAGTGCTGCTTGTGTGGCTCTACTTAGCTTTACGGGACACAAGATGTATTCTTTTGCGTCAAGTCAACAGGAGTTTGTTCGCAAGCCTGAATAA
- a CDS encoding glycosyltransferase family 1 protein, which translates to MLVNLSFLINKPTGITTYALNLIPHLRSLDPTFLISPVAARLLPTPQTQDTYYPIPANLTPEQGTVGHLRRLFWTQLQLSPIYRQLRSQLLFSPVPEAPLYARCRYIVTVHDLIPLRFPRLSPLTPYHRYYIPQVLSQAQHVICNSTATASDIINFFHISADTITPIPLAYDANHFRWLNLAQQNETRPYFIYIGRHDPHKNLHRLIAAFAKIPSYRDCDLLLAGTGDRRYTPKLKAQSIELEIADRVKFLDYVPYEQLPILLNRAIGLVFPSLWEGFGLPVLEAMACGTPVITSNLSSLPEVTGDAALLVNPYNIEEIAAAMESIVTDRQLRSRLSNFSLTRASQFSWKKTGLATVEVLKKFL; encoded by the coding sequence ATGCTAGTTAACTTATCTTTTCTCATCAATAAACCGACAGGAATTACAACCTACGCTCTGAATTTAATCCCGCATTTGCGATCGCTCGATCCTACCTTTCTAATTTCGCCTGTTGCTGCTCGTCTTCTACCCACACCGCAGACTCAAGACACATATTATCCCATTCCCGCTAACTTAACCCCAGAACAAGGAACGGTCGGACATTTACGGCGTTTATTCTGGACGCAACTGCAACTATCGCCAATTTATCGCCAATTGCGATCGCAGTTATTGTTCTCTCCCGTTCCAGAAGCACCCCTGTACGCGCGCTGTCGCTACATCGTCACGGTTCACGATCTCATCCCGTTGCGCTTTCCCAGACTTTCACCCTTAACTCCCTATCACCGCTATTACATCCCCCAAGTTCTCAGCCAAGCACAGCACGTTATTTGTAACTCCACTGCGACAGCCTCAGATATTATTAACTTTTTCCACATCTCAGCCGATACAATTACTCCCATACCCCTAGCATATGATGCCAACCATTTCCGCTGGCTCAACTTAGCTCAGCAGAATGAAACTCGTCCTTACTTTATTTATATTGGTCGTCACGATCCGCACAAAAACTTACACCGATTAATTGCAGCTTTTGCTAAGATCCCGAGTTATCGAGATTGCGATCTTTTACTAGCTGGAACGGGCGATCGCCGCTACACTCCAAAGCTAAAAGCGCAAAGTATAGAATTAGAAATTGCCGATCGCGTTAAGTTTTTAGATTACGTTCCCTACGAACAACTACCAATTTTACTCAATCGGGCGATCGGATTAGTTTTTCCGAGTCTGTGGGAGGGATTTGGCTTACCCGTACTCGAAGCAATGGCTTGCGGTACTCCTGTAATTACGTCTAATCTTTCTTCTTTACCTGAAGTCACAGGGGATGCGGCTTTATTAGTGAATCCCTACAATATTGAGGAGATTGCTGCTGCTATGGAAAGTATAGTTACCGATCGTCAACTGCGATCGCGCCTCTCTAATTTTAGTTTGACCAGAGCCAGTCAATTTAGTTGGAAAAAAACAGGACTCGCTACTGTTGAAGTATTAAAAAAATTTTTATAG
- a CDS encoding glycosyltransferase family 4 protein produces the protein MTPKPSGVGLQVANLIHSLYSLQAEENFELGIVYQPGIKDWLRGNWNIPEALTQYPSVHVLPIPVRVSNLLLFPTYKSIWSSLAKSWGNPDILHGTNYSVYPCDRGFKVMNIYDVAFIKYPQYVNAVAKSYAEKVKRCLRWTDLVLTISESSKQDIIQHLNVAAERVFVAPLASRYCSNYLSALNIEQLSQTANYDFSKPYLLFVSNIEPRKNIISIVMAFNELKQRYKIEHNLILIGRKGWNYQSIFAAIESSPYQQDIYHLDYLSDELVALFYVRADVFVYPSYYEGFGLPVLEAMTLGTPVVASNTSSLPEVTGDAAILIDPNDSNKLAEAIWEVINNSQLRYELIQKGKVRAKQYSWQHNARETLNAYRSLLV, from the coding sequence ATGACTCCTAAGCCTAGTGGAGTTGGGTTGCAGGTAGCAAACTTAATTCATTCGCTTTACTCCCTGCAAGCAGAGGAAAATTTTGAGTTAGGAATTGTCTATCAACCTGGAATTAAAGACTGGCTGCGCGGTAACTGGAATATTCCTGAAGCCTTAACGCAATATCCTTCAGTTCATGTCCTTCCAATTCCAGTTAGAGTTTCTAATTTGTTATTATTTCCTACTTACAAATCGATTTGGTCATCCTTGGCAAAATCTTGGGGGAATCCAGACATATTGCATGGGACTAACTATTCAGTTTATCCTTGCGATCGCGGCTTCAAGGTCATGAACATTTATGATGTTGCTTTTATTAAATATCCTCAATATGTTAATGCAGTCGCTAAAAGTTATGCTGAGAAAGTCAAACGATGTCTGCGGTGGACAGACTTAGTTTTAACTATTTCAGAAAGTTCTAAGCAAGATATTATTCAACATCTCAATGTTGCTGCCGAACGAGTTTTTGTTGCACCATTGGCAAGTCGATACTGTTCTAATTACTTATCGGCTTTAAACATCGAACAGCTCAGCCAGACAGCAAACTACGATTTTTCTAAGCCTTATCTATTGTTTGTTAGTAACATAGAACCTAGAAAAAATATCATTTCTATTGTGATGGCTTTTAATGAATTAAAACAGCGATATAAGATCGAACATAATCTTATATTAATTGGGCGCAAAGGATGGAATTATCAAAGTATTTTTGCGGCGATCGAGTCATCACCTTATCAACAAGATATTTACCATCTTGACTATTTATCTGATGAATTAGTGGCACTATTTTATGTCCGAGCCGATGTATTTGTTTATCCTTCTTACTACGAAGGGTTTGGTTTACCCGTACTAGAAGCTATGACATTAGGTACTCCGGTAGTCGCTTCTAACACTTCATCATTACCTGAAGTCACCGGAGATGCAGCTATATTAATTGACCCAAACGATTCAAATAAATTAGCCGAAGCAATTTGGGAGGTGATTAATAACTCTCAATTGCGATATGAATTAATTCAAAAAGGTAAAGTAAGAGCAAAACAGTACTCTTGGCAGCACAATGCACGGGAAACATTAAACGCTTACCGTAGTCTGTTGGTATAG
- a CDS encoding alpha/beta hydrolase → MVASVVNLHVYVQGKGLPILCLHGHPGSGLSMSVFTQHLCQRFHTIAPDLRGYGNSRTQTNFAMTDHLYDLEALLDRYQISECLVLGWSLGGILAMELALRLPERVKGLILIATAARPRGSHPAISWQDNLYTGLAAIANALQPGERWHIDTFAKRSLFRYLVQQHTPATYEYIAKYAMSAYLQTSSPAQRALFTALKSGYNRLQDLSEIQCPSLIMAGASDRHITPESSQETAQHLPNSEWICYPNTAHLFPWEIPDRVLSDIDKWLALHSFV, encoded by the coding sequence ATGGTAGCTTCTGTTGTGAATTTGCATGTTTACGTCCAAGGTAAAGGCTTACCAATCCTCTGCTTGCACGGTCATCCTGGTTCTGGTTTGAGTATGTCCGTGTTTACTCAACACCTATGCCAACGCTTTCATACAATAGCCCCCGACTTACGGGGATATGGCAATAGTCGCACGCAAACTAATTTCGCCATGACCGATCACCTGTATGACTTGGAAGCACTCCTCGATCGCTATCAAATTAGTGAATGCCTGGTTTTAGGTTGGTCTTTGGGTGGAATTTTAGCGATGGAATTGGCTTTAAGGCTGCCAGAACGAGTTAAGGGACTCATTTTAATCGCTACAGCTGCTCGTCCTCGCGGCAGTCATCCAGCAATTAGCTGGCAAGATAACTTGTATACTGGCTTAGCGGCGATCGCAAATGCTTTACAACCCGGCGAGCGGTGGCATATAGATACTTTTGCCAAGCGATCGCTCTTTCGCTACCTGGTGCAACAGCACACTCCTGCTACTTACGAATACATTGCTAAATATGCTATGTCAGCGTATTTGCAAACTTCTTCTCCTGCCCAACGCGCTCTCTTTACTGCACTCAAGAGTGGTTACAATCGCCTTCAGGATTTATCAGAGATTCAGTGTCCTAGTTTAATTATGGCGGGAGCATCTGACCGTCATATTACTCCAGAATCGAGTCAAGAAACTGCACAACATTTACCCAATTCTGAATGGATTTGTTACCCGAATACCGCACATTTGTTTCCTTGGGAAATTCCCGATCGAGTTTTGAGCGATATTGATAAGTGGTTGGCATTACATTCATTTGTTTAA
- the rfbB gene encoding dTDP-glucose 4,6-dehydratase, with product MQTLLVTGGFGFIGSNFILQAREKQWAKIVNLDKLTYASNPQNLAQLQDDRDYHFIRGDIGDRNLLSHLLEQYQPDAIINFAAETHVDRSIQTPLNFIQTNIVGTFQLLEVSKAYWEKLSAQKREQFRFLHVSTDEVYGSLEPKAPPFREDTPYAPNSPYAASKASSDHLVRAYCHTYGFPTLITNCSNNYGPRQFPEKLIPLIILNALHERPLPIYGDGQNIRDWLYVTDHCEALYLVLQHGRVGETYNIGGKNEQTNITVVEKICAILDDLAPKPNFRHSSLITFVKDRLGHDRRYAIDCSKISRELGWQPKENFDSGLFKTIQWYLSNPIWLEGVGSSEERV from the coding sequence ATGCAAACATTATTAGTAACTGGTGGCTTCGGTTTTATTGGTTCTAACTTTATTTTACAAGCACGAGAAAAGCAATGGGCTAAAATCGTCAATTTAGACAAGTTAACTTATGCCAGTAATCCTCAAAACTTAGCCCAATTGCAGGACGATCGCGATTATCATTTTATCCGTGGAGATATTGGCGATCGCAACCTGTTATCTCATCTATTAGAACAGTATCAGCCAGATGCAATTATTAACTTTGCCGCTGAAACCCATGTCGATCGCTCGATTCAAACTCCCCTAAATTTTATTCAAACTAATATAGTAGGAACATTTCAACTATTAGAAGTTAGCAAAGCGTATTGGGAAAAATTATCTGCACAAAAGCGAGAGCAATTCCGTTTCTTACACGTCTCTACTGATGAAGTCTACGGCTCTTTAGAACCAAAAGCTCCGCCATTTCGAGAAGATACCCCTTACGCGCCAAATAGTCCCTACGCAGCGTCAAAAGCAAGCTCAGATCATCTTGTCCGAGCTTACTGTCATACTTATGGTTTTCCCACTTTAATCACTAACTGCTCGAATAACTACGGTCCGCGTCAGTTTCCCGAAAAACTGATTCCCTTAATAATTCTCAACGCTTTACACGAGCGACCTTTACCTATATATGGAGATGGGCAAAATATTCGAGATTGGTTATATGTTACAGATCACTGCGAAGCTCTCTATCTAGTTTTACAACACGGTCGGGTGGGAGAAACTTATAATATTGGGGGAAAAAACGAACAAACTAATATCACAGTCGTTGAGAAAATTTGCGCCATTCTTGACGATTTGGCTCCCAAACCTAATTTTCGCCACTCTTCTTTAATTACCTTTGTCAAAGATCGCCTCGGACACGACAGACGGTATGCTATAGATTGCAGCAAAATCTCTAGAGAATTAGGCTGGCAACCAAAAGAAAACTTTGATAGTGGGTTATTCAAGACAATTCAGTGGTATCTCAGCAATCCAATTTGGTTAGAGGGAGTGGGGAGCAGTGAAGAAAGGGTGTAG
- a CDS encoding mannosyltransferase family protein: protein MFSNSQNLVEGYSKLCRWDCDWYTHIIEHGYRSTIPPTPQNPDLSNVAFFPGYPVIAGVIKNVFNLSTQTALLLVAQIACWGFWTYVFLFFQRWRISDKLALCGAIAILVHPAAFYLVAGYSESLFLMMLLGFLYWTASKKRVAWILAATHGFVMTATRVVGLPIAIYPLFHFWLFAKDRKAKPFRFWQKSSKYLLVSAVSILGSLLFFAFCYFKFGAWNFYMQTQAIGWGVKPNYLAIFKPESYFAFLDPKILNLPGVINAISVPFALISFFIVFLLERKAVPFLTEGSWKQRAEFYVSGWLMFYLSACGMSSISMTSMIRYTFCVHVVLVIATIHLISRTQFYRLFDQKWIVFLLLLMATPSFLLQMKFVGMFTNMEWVA, encoded by the coding sequence TTGTTTTCAAATTCTCAAAATTTAGTAGAGGGCTATTCTAAGCTTTGCCGATGGGATTGTGACTGGTATACGCATATTATCGAACATGGATATCGAAGTACAATTCCGCCCACGCCGCAAAATCCCGATCTATCAAATGTTGCATTTTTCCCTGGCTATCCTGTCATTGCTGGAGTGATTAAGAACGTTTTTAATCTATCAACACAAACTGCTTTGCTGCTAGTCGCACAGATAGCCTGTTGGGGGTTTTGGACATATGTATTTTTGTTTTTTCAACGTTGGCGGATTTCTGATAAACTAGCCCTTTGCGGTGCGATCGCGATTTTAGTACATCCAGCCGCTTTTTATTTAGTCGCTGGTTACTCAGAATCGCTGTTTTTGATGATGTTGCTTGGCTTTCTCTACTGGACTGCATCAAAAAAGCGTGTTGCCTGGATTCTTGCTGCTACACATGGCTTTGTCATGACTGCAACTCGGGTTGTCGGTCTACCAATAGCTATTTATCCGCTATTCCACTTTTGGCTATTTGCTAAAGATCGGAAAGCAAAACCATTTCGGTTTTGGCAGAAAAGTAGCAAATATTTGTTAGTAAGCGCCGTTTCTATTCTGGGTTCTCTCTTGTTCTTTGCTTTTTGTTATTTCAAGTTTGGCGCTTGGAATTTCTACATGCAAACGCAAGCAATAGGTTGGGGAGTCAAACCTAACTATTTAGCCATTTTCAAGCCGGAAAGTTATTTTGCTTTCCTTGACCCTAAAATTTTGAATTTACCTGGCGTGATTAATGCTATTTCAGTACCGTTCGCTTTGATAAGTTTTTTCATCGTCTTTTTACTTGAACGGAAAGCAGTACCTTTTCTGACAGAGGGTAGCTGGAAACAAAGAGCTGAATTTTATGTATCTGGCTGGCTCATGTTTTATCTATCTGCCTGCGGTATGAGTAGCATATCCATGACAAGCATGATTCGCTACACTTTCTGCGTACATGTAGTGCTTGTAATAGCTACAATCCACCTCATATCTAGGACGCAATTCTACAGATTGTTCGATCAAAAATGGATTGTTTTCTTACTATTACTGATGGCGACTCCTTCATTTTTACTCCAAATGAAATTTGTGGGTATGTTTACTAATATGGAATGGGTTGCTTAA